One Halalkalicoccus sp. NIPERK01 genomic region harbors:
- the ilvN gene encoding acetolactate synthase small subunit, with amino-acid sequence MSQQNEQQQVNRLQGPAPEDRPRPSGRRNSQGIRIDPEVEAEPVPRRTVISALVENEPGVLAKASGLVSRRQFNIESLTVGTTTNPETSRITLVIEEPEPGIRQVEKQLAKLLPVISVQELSSDAIRRELVVLKVHGDEPDKVQAVTEMYDGTVLDAGPRTISIEITGDEGKIDDAIDAFQQFGIRELARTGQTAMARGDVWTTDIEEERYERMHEEWRKHDQQ; translated from the coding sequence ATGAGTCAGCAGAACGAACAGCAGCAGGTCAACCGGTTACAGGGACCCGCCCCAGAGGACCGACCGCGGCCGTCGGGCCGGCGCAATAGCCAAGGAATCCGGATCGATCCCGAGGTCGAGGCCGAGCCCGTTCCGAGACGGACGGTCATCTCGGCGCTGGTCGAGAACGAACCCGGCGTGCTCGCGAAGGCCTCTGGCCTAGTCTCCCGACGGCAGTTCAACATCGAGAGCCTCACGGTGGGAACGACGACGAACCCCGAGACCTCGCGGATCACGCTCGTCATCGAGGAGCCCGAACCGGGGATCCGGCAGGTCGAAAAGCAGTTGGCGAAGCTCCTGCCCGTGATCTCGGTCCAGGAGTTGAGCAGCGACGCGATCCGCCGGGAGCTGGTGGTGCTGAAGGTTCACGGCGACGAGCCCGACAAGGTCCAGGCGGTCACGGAGATGTACGACGGGACCGTGCTGGATGCGGGTCCGAGAACGATCTCGATCGAGATCACCGGCGACGAGGGGAAGATCGACGACGCGATCGACGCCTTCCAGCAGTTCGGCATCCGCGAACTCGCCCGGACGGGCCAAACCGCGATGGCTCGGGGCGACGTCTGGACGACCGACATCGAGGAGGAACGGTACGAACGAATGCACGAGGAGTGGCGGAAACACGACCAACAATGA
- the ilvC gene encoding ketol-acid reductoisomerase, protein MTDDASIYYDEDAQRSQIEDKTVAVLGYGSQGHAHAQNLADSGIEVLVGLKEDSASREAAREDGLEVGTPKEVAAAADIVSVLVPDTVQPMVYDDIKEELEPGNTLQFAHGFNIHYNQIQPPEDVDVTMIAPKTPGHLLRRNYENDQGTPALLAVYQDATGEAKEEALAYAQALGCTRAGVVETSFREETETDLFGEQAVLCGGITSLIKQGYETLVDAGYSPQMAYFECLNEMKLIVDLMYEDGLGAMWDSVSDTAEYGGLTKGDVVVDEHARENMEQVLEAVQDGTFAREWIAENQAGRPSYTQLRQAEKNHDIEEVGAELRALFAWADEETEDEDEQERVTADD, encoded by the coding sequence ATGACAGACGACGCATCCATCTACTACGACGAGGACGCACAGCGCAGCCAGATCGAGGACAAGACCGTCGCCGTACTCGGCTACGGCAGCCAGGGCCACGCCCACGCACAGAACCTCGCCGACAGCGGGATCGAGGTGCTGGTCGGCCTGAAGGAGGACTCCGCCTCGCGCGAGGCCGCCCGCGAGGACGGCCTCGAGGTCGGGACGCCGAAAGAGGTCGCCGCGGCGGCCGACATCGTCAGCGTACTGGTGCCCGACACCGTCCAGCCGATGGTTTACGACGACATCAAAGAGGAACTCGAACCGGGTAACACGCTGCAGTTCGCCCACGGGTTCAACATCCACTACAACCAGATCCAGCCCCCCGAGGACGTGGACGTGACGATGATCGCGCCCAAGACGCCCGGCCACCTCCTCCGGCGCAACTACGAGAACGACCAGGGCACGCCAGCCCTGCTCGCAGTGTATCAGGACGCGACCGGCGAGGCCAAAGAGGAGGCGCTCGCGTACGCCCAGGCGCTGGGCTGTACGCGCGCCGGCGTCGTCGAGACCTCCTTTAGGGAGGAGACCGAGACCGACCTGTTCGGCGAGCAGGCCGTCCTGTGTGGCGGGATCACGAGCCTGATCAAGCAGGGGTACGAGACGCTCGTGGACGCGGGCTACAGCCCGCAGATGGCCTACTTCGAGTGTCTCAACGAGATGAAGCTGATCGTCGACCTGATGTACGAGGACGGCCTCGGCGCGATGTGGGACTCCGTGAGCGACACCGCCGAGTACGGCGGGCTCACGAAGGGCGACGTGGTCGTCGACGAGCACGCCCGCGAGAACATGGAGCAGGTGCTCGAAGCGGTCCAGGACGGCACGTTCGCCCGCGAGTGGATCGCGGAGAACCAGGCCGGCCGGCCGAGCTACACCCAGCTCCGGCAGGCCGAGAAGAACCACGACATCGAGGAGGTCGGCGCGGAGCTACGGGCGCTGTTCGCGTGGGCCGACGAGGAAACCGAAGACGAGGACGAACAGGAGAGAGTGACCGCGGATGACTGA